Within the Desulfotignum phosphitoxidans DSM 13687 genome, the region GGGGTCTGCATGTTGAAAACATCAGCCATGTCATCAACTATGATATGCCGTTTGAGCCTGAGCATTATATTCACCGGATCGGCAGAACGGGCAGGGCCGGTGCCACAGGCACCTCCATCTCGTTTGCCGATGAAATGAGTTCGTTTCAGATTCCGTTGATTGAAGCGGTGTTAGGCTATAAGCTGCCCTGTGAATATCCATCCGACATTCTGGAAAATCCATTGCCCAAGCCCGCACCCAAAAAGAAAAACACATCGCCTCCCCCGAAAGCCAAAGCCAAATCCAGACGGAGGCGGCGATCCAGGCCCCCGGGAAATTACGCCGGGAAAAGCCGTCCGGGTTCCAGTTGACAGGGTCCAGGCATTCAGTGTAAAACCCAGGTGATTTATAACAGCATCTATAATATTTAAGGAGAGGGAAAACTATGTTTGGCCTTGGAATGCCTGAAATTCTGTTGATTCTGGCCATTGCCCTGATCGTGATCGGGCCTCAGAAACTGCCTGAACTGGCAAAAACCTTAGGCCGGGCCATGGGAGAATTCAAGCGCTCTGCCCAGGATCTCAAACGCAGTATTGACATGGATACCACTCTCCAGGATGTCAAATCTTCCACCACGGATTTAAAAGATGTGATCAAAGATTCCAAACGGGAAAAACCCAGCAGAAAAAAACCAGACACCACTGATGCCGCCCAGGGAACAGATACTGACACCTCTGAAGTCCCGGACCCGGCAACGGATGCTGACACATCATCTTCATCAAAAAATACAAAGGATGATACACCCGCTGACAAAAAGAACTCAAACGGATAAAATCCATGGAATCTGATGCCAAAAGCCCGTTTACTGAACATTTAGGAGAATTGCGGGACCGGCTGGTCCGGTCTTTCATCGCCGTGGGCGTGGGATTTGCCATTGCTTA harbors:
- the tatB gene encoding Sec-independent protein translocase protein TatB is translated as MFGLGMPEILLILAIALIVIGPQKLPELAKTLGRAMGEFKRSAQDLKRSIDMDTTLQDVKSSTTDLKDVIKDSKREKPSRKKPDTTDAAQGTDTDTSEVPDPATDADTSSSSKNTKDDTPADKKNSNG